The following coding sequences are from one Epinephelus fuscoguttatus linkage group LG5, E.fuscoguttatus.final_Chr_v1 window:
- the LOC125889365 gene encoding Fc receptor-like A yields the protein MDKVIFLLVLSSLPQLVVPEVHSVTSFRAVVEMVSGDSRIFSGESVRLKCSIPDGHRSSWNYLWFRGSEQLPQHGEHFVLWRAKIQESGKYYCQGVRDTVVGDIHTLQSLPFEVNVDGGYAILHVSPQPSLEGDTLTATCRVRGTPQIHEVILYKDGLEVMRQNGINPHFNLTNLTIKDQGMYSCRASWDAERRTRSVISVDTPLQVVEVVSQPILEIVADNNQVPVNKMKLICHVQYNARAPAPPIHYYFYKNKSRLGTATSENHDLVKRDPGQYSCKVKVPQLGVTSWSTPQNFAQVTGPQMMRPSTLQPRDLLPLAPPNSPPDLPLPPASEPTAARPSPPQSTATPIFIQSTKVSTQSSDPSEKPSQPAPSTPPTVQPLNQTATPVNMYEESGEMSGDGDWPDETEDWDAESGDWPEESGDWPEGSGGMP from the exons ATGGACAAGGTCATTTTCCTTCTTG ttctttCATCACTACCACAGCTTGTAGTACCCGAGG TTCACTCTGTGACCTCGTTCAGAGCTGTGGTGGAGATGGTGTCAGGGGATTCAAGGATCTTCTCTGGAGAGAGTGTCCGACTGAAATGCAGCATTCCCGATGGCCACAGGTCTTCCTGGAATTACCTGTGGTTCAGGGGATCTGAGCAGCTCCCACAGCACGGAGAGCACTTTGTTCTGTGGAGAGCCAAGATTCAAGAGAGTGGGAAATATTACTGCCAAGGAGTGAGGGACACAGTGGTGGGAGACATACACACCCTCCAAAGTCTGCCTTTTGAGGTTAACGTTGATG GAGGGTATGCCATCCTGCATGTCTCACCTCAACCCAGCTTAGAGGGAGACACATTAACGGCCACGTGCCGTGTTCGAGGCACACCCCAAATTCATGAGGTGATTCTGTACAAAGATGGCCTTGAAGTTATGAGACAAAATGGCATCAACCCACATTTCAACCTGACCAACCTGACCATCAAGGACCAAGGAATGTATTCTTGTAGGGCTTCCTGGGACGCAGAGAGACGTACACGCTCTGTAATTTCAGTTGACACTCCACTGCAGGTCGTAG AGGTCGTGTCGCAGCCAATTTTGGAGATTGTTGCCGACAATAACCAGGTTCCAGTAAATAAGATGAAGCTCATCTGCCACGTCCAATACAACGCCCGTGCTCCTGCTCCTCCAATACACTACTATTTCTACAAGAATAAGAGCCGACTGGGAACAGCAACCTCTGAGAACCATGATCTGGTTAAACGGGATCCAGGCCAGTACAGCTGCAAGGTCAAGGTGCCTCAGTTGGGTGTCACCAGTTGGAGTACACCCCAGAACTTTGCACAAGTGACAG GACCACAGATGATGAGGCCTTCAACTCTTCAGCCAAGAGACCTATTGCCTTTAGCTCCCCCAAACTCACCCCCAGACCTCCCCCTGCCTCCTGCATCTGAGCCAACAGCAGCCCGGCCCTCCCCTCCCCAATCAACAGCAACTCCTATTTTTATTCAGTCTACTAAAGTAAGCACCCAATCCTCAGATCCCTCAGAGAAGCCTTCACAGCCAGCGCCAAGCACTCCACCTACAGTCCAGCCTCTCAACCAAACTGCCACTCCTGTCAACATGTACGAAGAGTCTGGGGAAATGTCTGGAGATGGTGACTGGCCCGATGAAACAGAGGACTGGGATGCGGAATCAGGTGACTGGCCTGAGGAATCAGGTGACTGGCCCGAGGGCTCAGGTGGCATGCCTTAG
- the otol1b gene encoding otolin 1b has product MRIISCQSTLVAVVVVTLTVVSCAEAKTTQKPKYQYTKKPVPQITVHNPVTTSMPKTLKAVPSANPVAPRPLPTTERTTHPNQVYPQYYTESTEPPGAGPENYTLDYNECYFNFCECCPPERGPRGPKGDRGLEGPPGERGLTGAAGLPGPPGMSGPMGLRGDKGDKGDRGNSGTGGPPGLPGKPGQKGEVGSKGEKGEVGLQGAKGDGGVKGEPGQNGTTGEKGEPGKEGPAGPPGVAVELGPKGDKGDKGECGSFGERGQKGERGDPGSPGIPGAMGIPGINGKHGAPGPVGIRGDQGPPGPQGEPGIRGPQGPQGIRGMLGPKGDRGYPGMRGDRGFRGFKGAKGSGVPQKRSAFSVGISPRKSFPPSGFPVRFDKVFYNEENHFNLTSNSFTCVHAGVYVFSFHITVRNQPLRATLVVNGSRRVRTRDSLYGQDIDQASTLVVLQLAVGDQVWMETLRDWNGAYASSEDDSIFSGFLLYSDKG; this is encoded by the exons ATGAGGATTATCTCCTGCCAGTCGACCCTCGTGGCTGTAGTTGTGGTTACACTCACTGTGGTGTCCTGCGCTGAAGCTAAGACGACACAGAAGCCAAAGTACCAGTACACCAAGAAACCTGTCCCTCAGATCACCGTGCACAACCCTGTGACCACCAGCATGCCCAAGACTCTCAAGGCAGTGCCGAGTGCAAATCCTGTTGCGCCCCGTCCACTGCCCACCACAGAGAGGACCACCCATCCAAATCAAGTCTATCCACAGTACTACACAGAGAGCACGGAGCCCCCTGGTGCTGGCCCTGAGAATTACACTCTTGATTACAATGAGTGTTACTTCAACTTCTGTGAGTGCTGTCCACCTGAGAGAGGCCCCAGGGGGCCAAAGGGAGACAGAGGCCTGGAAG GGCCACCAGGTGAAAGAGGCCTTACAGGAGCAGCTGGTTTACCAGGACCACCAGGAATGAGTGGTCCTATGGGGTTAAGAGGAGACAAAG GGGATAAAggtgacagaggaaacagtggGACAGGTGGACCACCTGGACTCCCCGGAAAACCGGGACAAAAAG GTGAAGTTGGCTCAAAAGGTGAGAAAGGCGAAGTGGGGTTGCAAGGTGCCAAAGGTGATGGTGGGGTGAAAGGGGAACCTGGACAGAATGGCACCACAGGTGAGAAGGGAGAACCAGGAAAAGAGGGGCCAGCTGGACCGCCAGGAGTGGCTGTTGAGCTAGGTCCTAAAGGAGACAAAGGAGATAAGGGGGAATGTGGCTCGTTCGGGGAGAGGGGACAGAAAGGAGAGCGAGGAGATCCTGGGTCTCCTGGCATTCCAGGAGCAATGGGCATTCCAGGAATTAACGGCAAGCATGGTGCCCCTGGTCCTGTAGGCATCCGAGGGGATCAAGGACCTCCTGGACCACAAGGAGAACCAGGGATcagaggacctcagggaccacAAGGCATAAGAGGGATGCTTGGGCCGAAAGGGGACAGAGGTTACCCTGGGATGAGAGGTGATCGCGGCTTTCGTGGATTCAAAGGGGCTAAGGGATCAGGGGTTCCCCAGAAACGCTCGGCCTTCAGTGTGGGTATCTCCCCGAGAAagtccttccctccctctggcTTCCCAGTCCGCTTCGACAAAGTCTTCTACAACGAAGAGAACCACTTCAATCTCACTTCCAACAGCTTTACATGTGTCCACGCCGGGGTTTACGTCTTCTCCTTCCACATCACTGTACGGAATCAGCCACTGCGAGCCACACTGGTAGTGAACGGGTCACGGCGAGTAAGGACACGGGACTCTCTATATGGTCAAGACATCGACCAGGCGTCCACTCTGGTGGTGCTGCAGCTGGCGGTGGGTGATCAGGTGTGGATGGAGACGCTCAGAGACTGGAATGGGGCGTATGCCAGCAGTGAGGACGACAGCATCTTCTCTGGGTTCCTGCTCTACTCAGACAAGGGTTGA